From a single Chlorogloeopsis sp. ULAP01 genomic region:
- a CDS encoding HEAT repeat domain-containing protein, whose protein sequence is MLMNRYTYKLRFYIAIAFVCLSSPLLADNPTWAQSATQTQINSYIQRLKNPQQRSTAVDYLASVGKPAVPALIKALQDTNPQMRAGAAMTLGKIGPAASEAAIVLMRTIGDKDPTVRSYVVQAIEKIGRKAYIPYFITALNSDKKWERYSATHALRAMGKDAATAVPALIKTLEDKDMWMRVNAASALGYIGTPSAPALPALVARLQDKDETVRNTAAYAVSIIGLSLQEDVSQLSTSELDRAVSSLEKALKVLQTPSLQYRQEAITSVQDPLVALQKERRRRVKSFLTPSPKWRVNYPSTHHQIWE, encoded by the coding sequence ATACTTATGAATAGATATACCTATAAATTGCGCTTCTATATTGCGATCGCTTTTGTGTGTTTATCATCACCTTTGCTAGCAGACAATCCTACTTGGGCGCAATCAGCAACACAAACACAAATTAACTCTTATATTCAACGCTTAAAGAATCCCCAACAACGTTCCACAGCAGTAGATTATTTAGCATCTGTAGGTAAGCCTGCCGTTCCCGCCTTAATTAAAGCTTTACAGGATACCAATCCTCAAATGCGTGCTGGTGCAGCAATGACTCTTGGTAAAATTGGCCCAGCTGCATCCGAAGCTGCAATTGTTCTCATGCGAACAATTGGTGATAAAGATCCTACTGTTCGTTCTTATGTAGTTCAAGCGATTGAAAAAATTGGCAGAAAAGCCTACATTCCTTACTTTATTACCGCTTTAAATAGCGATAAGAAATGGGAACGTTACAGTGCAACCCATGCTTTACGGGCGATGGGCAAAGATGCGGCAACTGCTGTACCAGCCTTAATCAAAACTTTAGAAGATAAAGATATGTGGATGCGGGTAAATGCTGCCTCTGCTTTAGGCTATATTGGTACACCTTCTGCACCTGCTTTACCTGCTTTAGTTGCCCGTTTGCAAGACAAGGATGAAACAGTTCGCAACACAGCTGCTTATGCTGTAAGTATCATCGGCTTGAGTTTACAAGAAGATGTCAGTCAATTATCCACCTCAGAATTGGATCGGGCTGTCTCAAGTTTAGAAAAAGCTCTAAAAGTACTGCAAACCCCCTCACTACAATACCGTCAAGAAGCAATTACCTCTGTTCAAGATCCCCTCGTCGCTTTGCAGAAGGAGAGACGTAGACGAGTAAAATCATTTCTTACACCTAGCCCCAAATGGCGAGTTAACTACCCAAGCACCCACCACCAGATATGGGAGTAG